One part of the Zymomonas mobilis subsp. pomaceae ATCC 29192 genome encodes these proteins:
- a CDS encoding NAD(P)/FAD-dependent oxidoreductase, whose amino-acid sequence MSKIFDIAIIGSGIAGAGLAAMIGDQATTLLLEAEATPGYHATGRSAAFWSETYGGPAIQPLTSASGPRLKAGGFLFPRGIAHVADQDGLDALKKFQESFAGTPVVLTPLDRAAIEATGARLKAGWDHGLSEASCEDIDVAALHAHFLSVAKKTGTELHTHNRVTALTRKEGYWFIETTRGSFKAARVVNAAGAWASEIAKLAGALPVVITPYRRTMIQLQVSPTPPAAMPIIIDALTRFYFKPEAGNRFWLSPHDEHPQPPADVAPEEMDVAIAIDRFQQAADWKIEKVERTWAGLRSFSPDRAPIYGADPKAEGFFWCAGQGGFGIQTSSAGSMLAACLLLEQALPDWLKDVDPERYSPKRFQV is encoded by the coding sequence ATGTCTAAAATTTTCGATATTGCCATTATCGGAAGTGGGATTGCAGGGGCCGGACTGGCGGCGATGATTGGGGATCAAGCCACCACCTTGTTATTGGAAGCAGAGGCAACCCCCGGTTACCATGCGACAGGTCGTTCTGCTGCGTTCTGGTCAGAAACCTATGGTGGCCCTGCCATTCAACCTTTAACCAGTGCATCAGGCCCACGGTTAAAGGCAGGGGGATTCCTATTCCCACGCGGCATTGCCCATGTCGCAGATCAAGACGGCCTAGACGCGTTAAAGAAATTTCAGGAAAGCTTTGCAGGCACACCTGTCGTTTTAACGCCGCTGGATCGGGCTGCGATTGAGGCCACCGGCGCACGGTTAAAAGCGGGCTGGGATCATGGATTATCAGAAGCGAGTTGTGAAGACATTGATGTCGCGGCGCTTCATGCCCATTTTTTGTCCGTAGCAAAAAAAACGGGCACGGAATTACACACGCATAATCGTGTTACGGCCTTAACTCGAAAAGAGGGATATTGGTTCATCGAAACGACGCGCGGTAGCTTTAAAGCGGCCCGTGTTGTAAATGCTGCGGGTGCATGGGCTAGTGAAATTGCAAAATTAGCAGGTGCCTTACCTGTGGTTATTACGCCTTATCGTCGCACGATGATTCAACTACAGGTCAGCCCTACTCCACCGGCGGCGATGCCTATTATTATTGATGCTTTAACTCGTTTTTATTTTAAGCCAGAAGCGGGCAATCGTTTTTGGTTATCACCGCATGATGAACATCCACAGCCGCCAGCAGATGTTGCGCCCGAAGAAATGGATGTCGCGATAGCTATTGACCGTTTTCAACAGGCCGCTGATTGGAAAATTGAAAAAGTGGAACGTACTTGGGCTGGTTTACGGAGTTTTTCACCTGACCGTGCCCCTATTTATGGCGCTGATCCTAAGGCAGAAGGCTTTTTTTGGTGTGCTGGACAGGGGGGATTCGGTATCCAGACCTCTTCAGCGGGTTCTATGTTAGCGGCGTGCTTGTTATTAGAACAAGCCTTACCCGATTGGTTAAAAGACGTCGATCCAGAGCGCTATTCACCGAAACGGTTTCAAGTCTAA
- the glyS gene encoding glycine--tRNA ligase subunit beta encodes MADFLLELRSEEIPAGFQKMAVDKLAELLTARLTEAGIKPEKTEKYATPRRIALLMRNLPEKTEAVKEERRGPRADAPEKALAGFLRSTGLTRDQLESRDTPKGQFLYAIIEKPGQELTTVLADIIPAIIRSFPWPKSMRWGHFSSSSESLRWVRPLKGIVALLDDQIIPIELEAITSGNKTKGHPFHNPNFITLGKAADYPEKMAAAHVMIDFDTRVESITRAARAAAKAANLTLIEDPVLAQENAGLTEWPVPLLGHFDEAFLAVPREVIQLTMRTNQKYFACSDAKGNLAAAFICVADRQARDRGREIIAGNEKVLSARLSDARFFWEQDLKIPLENWLPKLDSVLFYEGMGSVGDKAKRIAALSGYIADQIGASPDLAKRAGLLAKADLASNMVGEFPELQGIMGGYYAKAGKEDSAVIRAISSQYQAEAGEAVAAAVALADRIDSLACFFMRNIRPTGSKDPFALRRAAVQIIQTIIAHQLRLPLAPLFKEAGAGDQLDGLLGFITERLKVQQREAGIRYDLIDAVLALGYEDDVIRLLARVQALQDFLETEEGRDLLAGYRRAANILKGSEENASGMISEEAMEPAEKALETALAAIHNDLEAALSGENYAAAMTALASLRQPIDQFFDQVIVNHEDESIRHRRLALLEKIRKAMHRVADFSLVEALAIEATGGKR; translated from the coding sequence ATGGCTGATTTTCTGCTTGAACTTCGTTCGGAAGAAATTCCGGCCGGTTTTCAAAAAATGGCGGTGGACAAACTTGCCGAGCTTTTAACGGCACGTTTAACCGAGGCCGGCATTAAGCCGGAAAAAACTGAAAAATACGCAACCCCCCGTCGTATCGCCTTATTGATGCGCAATTTGCCGGAAAAAACCGAAGCGGTCAAAGAAGAACGCCGTGGCCCCCGCGCTGATGCGCCTGAAAAAGCTTTAGCGGGTTTTCTGCGTTCAACCGGCTTAACCCGAGATCAATTGGAAAGCCGTGATACCCCCAAGGGGCAATTTCTTTATGCCATTATTGAAAAGCCTGGCCAAGAATTAACCACAGTTTTAGCGGATATTATTCCGGCTATTATCCGTTCTTTTCCCTGGCCTAAATCCATGCGTTGGGGGCATTTTTCCAGTAGCAGCGAATCCTTGCGCTGGGTACGTCCTTTAAAGGGTATTGTTGCACTTTTGGATGATCAGATTATCCCTATAGAATTAGAGGCGATCACCTCTGGCAATAAGACTAAGGGGCATCCTTTTCATAACCCGAACTTTATCACTTTGGGTAAAGCGGCTGATTATCCTGAAAAAATGGCCGCCGCGCATGTGATGATTGATTTTGATACACGGGTCGAAAGCATTACACGCGCTGCACGCGCTGCCGCTAAAGCCGCAAATCTGACTTTGATCGAAGATCCGGTGCTGGCGCAAGAAAATGCAGGTCTTACGGAATGGCCGGTGCCTCTTCTTGGTCATTTCGATGAAGCTTTTCTCGCTGTCCCTCGGGAAGTTATTCAGCTTACTATGCGTACCAACCAGAAATATTTTGCTTGTAGCGATGCAAAGGGCAATCTTGCTGCGGCCTTTATTTGTGTTGCCGATAGACAAGCAAGAGACCGTGGGCGGGAAATTATCGCGGGTAATGAAAAGGTGCTTTCTGCCCGTTTATCGGATGCGCGTTTCTTTTGGGAACAAGACCTTAAAATTCCTTTGGAAAACTGGTTGCCCAAGCTCGATTCCGTTTTGTTTTATGAAGGCATGGGTTCGGTCGGTGATAAGGCTAAACGCATTGCGGCGCTTTCAGGGTATATTGCTGATCAAATTGGGGCTTCACCCGATCTTGCAAAGCGGGCCGGGTTGTTAGCCAAAGCAGATCTTGCCAGTAATATGGTTGGCGAATTTCCTGAACTGCAAGGCATTATGGGCGGCTATTATGCCAAGGCGGGCAAAGAGGATAGCGCGGTAATCAGGGCTATTTCGAGTCAATATCAAGCGGAAGCGGGGGAAGCGGTCGCGGCGGCTGTCGCGTTAGCCGATCGTATTGATAGTTTAGCATGTTTTTTTATGCGTAATATTCGCCCGACTGGCTCGAAAGATCCTTTCGCCTTAAGACGGGCTGCAGTTCAAATTATTCAGACCATTATCGCCCATCAATTGCGTTTACCTTTAGCCCCTCTTTTTAAAGAAGCCGGTGCTGGCGATCAACTAGATGGCTTGTTAGGCTTTATTACTGAACGTTTAAAGGTTCAGCAACGCGAAGCGGGCATCCGCTATGATCTGATTGATGCTGTGTTAGCCTTGGGCTATGAAGATGATGTCATTCGTCTTTTGGCACGGGTTCAGGCCTTGCAAGATTTTCTTGAAACCGAAGAGGGACGCGATCTCTTAGCGGGTTATCGACGGGCTGCAAATATTTTAAAGGGCAGTGAGGAAAATGCCTCTGGCATGATCAGTGAAGAGGCTATGGAACCCGCGGAAAAGGCCTTGGAAACCGCTTTAGCAGCGATCCATAATGATCTGGAAGCCGCGCTATCCGGTGAAAATTATGCCGCTGCTATGACAGCATTAGCCAGCTTACGCCAACCGATTGATCAATTTTTTGATCAGGTTATCGTTAATCACGAAGATGAGAGCATACGTCATCGTCGTCTCGCTTTATTGGAAAAAATCCGAAAAGCGATGCACCGCGTGGCTGATTTTTCACTTGTTGAAGCTTTAGCTATTGAAGCTACAGGCGGTAAGCGCTAA
- a CDS encoding deaminated glutathione amidase, which yields MKVALGQFAVQPDWHDNLVICSDLIEQAALGGADFLLLPESILAQDMTDPDIIPKTAQPIDGPFITHLLAVTKRYPKLTMAGCLPIPDGLNRFYNTLLVIKNGQIIAEYRKLHLYDAFSFQESRSITAGNSLPPLVEVAGFKLGLMICYDLRFPELARRLVLEGADGLILPASWLKGPGKESHWDILVKARALENTCYMIATGECGARNIGNSMVVDPLGVAIVRAGEEPALIFATLEHSRIEHARSVLPVLHNRRFLPPKFI from the coding sequence TTGAAAGTAGCCCTAGGTCAGTTTGCGGTTCAGCCAGATTGGCATGACAATCTTGTAATATGTAGTGATCTCATCGAGCAGGCTGCGCTTGGTGGTGCTGATTTTTTGTTGTTGCCTGAAAGTATATTGGCACAGGATATGACCGATCCTGATATTATCCCCAAAACAGCACAACCTATTGATGGTCCTTTTATAACGCATCTTCTGGCGGTGACAAAACGCTATCCCAAACTGACTATGGCGGGGTGTCTTCCTATCCCTGATGGCCTAAACCGTTTTTACAATACGCTACTCGTTATCAAAAATGGTCAGATTATTGCAGAATATCGCAAACTTCACCTTTATGATGCTTTTTCCTTTCAAGAATCTCGATCTATCACTGCGGGCAACAGTTTACCCCCTTTGGTGGAAGTGGCCGGTTTTAAACTAGGTTTAATGATCTGCTATGATCTTCGTTTTCCAGAATTAGCGCGCCGCTTGGTTCTGGAAGGGGCTGATGGGCTGATTTTACCGGCTTCTTGGTTAAAAGGGCCGGGGAAAGAATCGCATTGGGATATTTTGGTAAAAGCGCGCGCGCTGGAAAATACCTGCTATATGATTGCAACAGGTGAATGCGGGGCACGGAATATCGGGAACAGCATGGTCGTCGATCCCTTAGGGGTGGCTATTGTAAGGGCTGGGGAAGAACCTGCTTTAATATTTGCTACCTTAGAGCATAGCCGCATAGAACACGCACGATCAGTTTTACCGGTGCTTCACAATCGCCGATTTTTGCCGCCCAAATTTATTTGA
- a CDS encoding porin, protein MVLRKLGIGLTKGGGSFAYRLGGCFLFFLSVQPVIAASQPIGPPSPKIVSSHPPFTYHSNRSHHSETRGNTTRLQVIGHNGNDAPIGSFTPSIGDPRLAAAFAQSPANPISSGFQFTPSSVPGHKRAVTVAVRAHILPPTGEHNGTPQSLSIAPGTAYNMGASLSWKQFTLSGDVGHVNEGPILGGRDAFDVGVNYTNHNWSTRFQLNSARNTGERSSAIGDNTNYSLDVVGSYMLNHRLQLSGGLRYSMQRNSHISPSAPDVHRDGQAVYLGTTFKF, encoded by the coding sequence ATGGTTTTGCGCAAGCTTGGCATCGGCTTGACAAAAGGAGGGGGCTCCTTTGCTTATCGATTAGGGGGATGTTTTTTATTTTTTTTGTCGGTTCAGCCTGTGATTGCCGCTTCGCAACCTATTGGGCCGCCGTCTCCTAAAATCGTATCAAGCCATCCGCCTTTTACCTATCATAGCAATCGTAGTCATCACTCTGAAACCAGAGGGAATACTACACGCCTGCAAGTCATCGGGCATAATGGTAACGATGCGCCCATAGGTTCTTTCACGCCCTCGATTGGCGATCCTCGATTGGCCGCCGCTTTTGCGCAATCCCCCGCTAATCCGATTTCTTCCGGTTTTCAGTTTACGCCTTCTTCTGTCCCCGGGCATAAGCGTGCCGTTACTGTTGCGGTAAGGGCGCATATTCTACCACCTACCGGAGAGCATAACGGTACGCCTCAAAGCTTGTCTATTGCCCCCGGCACGGCTTACAATATGGGGGCTTCTCTCAGCTGGAAACAATTTACGCTTTCAGGGGATGTCGGGCATGTCAATGAAGGGCCGATTTTAGGGGGGCGTGATGCTTTTGATGTCGGGGTAAATTATACCAACCATAATTGGTCTACCCGCTTTCAACTTAATTCTGCCCGTAACACCGGTGAAAGATCATCTGCCATCGGTGATAATACTAATTATTCCTTAGATGTGGTCGGTTCTTATATGTTGAACCATCGCCTTCAGCTTTCTGGTGGCTTGCGCTATTCGATGCAACGGAACAGCCATATTTCACCCTCGGCCCCTGATGTTCATCGTGATGGGCAGGCTGTCTATCTGGGAACGACTTTCAAATTCTAA
- a CDS encoding glycine--tRNA ligase subunit alpha, translated as MPESLSFQALILRLHDYWSQQGCVILQPYDMEMGAGTFHPATSLKALGPKPWKAAYVQPCRRPADGRYGENPNRLCHYYQYQVILKPSPDNLQALYLGSLEAIGIDLSLHDIRFVEDDWESPTLGAWGLGWEVWCDGMEVTQFTYFQQIGGFDCKPVSGEITYGLERLAMYIQGVDNVYDLRFNDEGVSYGDVFLENERQFSAYNFEAANTDTLFRWFKEAANECKALLERENPLPLPAYDQAIKASHIFNLLQSRGMISVTERQAYIGRVRELTKAVAAAWMAYNGWEA; from the coding sequence ATGCCAGAGAGTCTGTCCTTCCAAGCACTTATCCTGAGACTTCATGATTACTGGAGTCAACAAGGATGCGTCATTCTGCAACCTTATGATATGGAAATGGGGGCAGGAACCTTTCATCCGGCAACCAGCCTGAAAGCGCTCGGGCCCAAGCCATGGAAAGCGGCCTATGTTCAGCCTTGCCGCCGTCCCGCCGATGGCCGCTATGGTGAAAATCCCAACCGGCTTTGCCATTATTATCAATATCAGGTTATCCTGAAGCCTTCACCTGATAATCTTCAAGCCCTTTATTTGGGGTCTTTAGAAGCTATTGGTATTGATCTTTCCCTTCACGACATCCGTTTTGTTGAAGATGACTGGGAAAGTCCGACTCTAGGTGCTTGGGGGCTGGGTTGGGAAGTCTGGTGCGATGGCATGGAAGTGACCCAGTTCACCTATTTCCAGCAAATCGGCGGTTTTGACTGTAAACCGGTTTCCGGTGAAATCACTTACGGTCTTGAACGACTGGCGATGTATATTCAAGGTGTCGATAACGTCTATGACTTACGCTTTAATGATGAAGGCGTAAGCTATGGCGATGTTTTCTTAGAAAACGAGCGTCAATTCTCCGCTTATAATTTCGAAGCCGCCAATACAGACACTTTATTCCGCTGGTTTAAAGAAGCGGCGAATGAATGCAAAGCTTTGCTGGAACGTGAAAATCCGCTTCCTTTACCGGCTTACGATCAAGCGATCAAAGCCAGTCACATTTTTAACCTGCTCCAATCGCGTGGCATGATTTCAGTTACCGAGCGTCAGGCTTATATCGGCCGTGTCCGTGAATTGACGAAAGCAGTGGCTGCCGCATGGATGGCCTATAATGGGTGGGAGGCATAA